Proteins encoded together in one Amblyomma americanum isolate KBUSLIRL-KWMA chromosome 1, ASM5285725v1, whole genome shotgun sequence window:
- the LOC144108513 gene encoding uncharacterized protein LOC144108513, with protein MPTTVLAFASLLLPSLAGLSTGASSVCALPYTGDDPGSCHLPPDECSSLLNVPPEELHTPEIIVPWVATSTSATMPTCIKELHPLTPLRGLGDCTTAQPPNPLTFAMQTTVLAFASLLLPSLAGLSTGASSVCALPYTGDDPGSCHLPPDECSSLLDVPPEELHTPEITVPCVATSTSATMPTCIKELHPLTPLRGLGDCTTAQPPNPLTFAMQVSTSYALFAKKSSNYILVQFPSLHCCVAIAVECAHVIHSLLMLSGDFETNPGPGGNAAVLAEKQKLNAGQTLLITKIQGLKTQLNTNNQTIASLYKRMADLEAHYQTLLHLRNDIEIMQSTTINQAKKTEELETRLDDAENQSRRNNLIFYGILDPASAETWAESEKLVIDVCRNNLDITLEPNDIERANRLGNHSADRTRPVIAKFLSHKTKDALLSNGRKLKDTNYSIGEDFSRTVRHARKQLLVFAKANSNKYSLRFKTLHIGSKRYVFDASSQTVKEIA; from the coding sequence ATGCCGACGACCGTCCTCGCATTTGCCAGCCTGCTGCTGCCGTCCCTGGCAGGCCTGTCTACGGGGGCGTCATCGGTGTGCGCACTGCCGTACACTGGGGATGACCCGGGCTCCTGCCATCTACCGCCCGACGAGTGCTCGTCCCTACTTAATGTGCCGCCAGAGGAGCTGCACACACCGGAAATCATAGTACCATGGGTGGCCACATCGACATCAGCAACAATGCCAACATGTATAAAAGAGCTTCACCCGCTGACACCGCttcgtgggctcggtgactgcaccacagcgcagccacctaatccgcttACATTTGCGATGCAGACGACCGTCCTCGCATTTGCCAGCCTGCTGCTGCCGTCCCTGGCAGGCCTGTCTACGGGGGCGTCATCGGTGTGCGCACTGCCGTACACTGGGGATGACCCGGGCTCCTGCCATCTACCGCCCGACGAGTGCTCGTCCCTACTGGATGTGCCGCCAGAGGAGCTGCACACACCGGAAATCACAGTACCATGTGTGGCCACATCGACATCAGCAACAATGCCAACATGTATAAAAGAGCTTCACCCGCTGACACCGCttcgtgggctcggtgactgcaccacagcgcagccacctaatccgcttacctttgcGATGCAGGTGAGTACATCGTATGCCCTCTTCGCTAAAAAATCCAGTAATTATATTTTGGTGCAGTTTCCGAGCCTGCACTGCTGTGTCGCCATTGCCGTTGAGTGTGCTCACGTAATTCATTCCTTGCTCATGCTATCAGGTGACTTTGAGACTAACCCTGGTCCTGGGGGAAACGCTGCTGTACTCGCTGAAAAACAGAAGCTAAACGCGGGACAGACCCTGTTGATTACAAAAATACAGGGCCTCAAAACACAGCTGAACACAAATAATCAAACCATAGCAAGCCTATACAAACGAATGGCCGATCTCGAAGCGCATTACCAAACACTTCTTCACCTCAGAAACGATATTGAAATAATGCAGTCAACCACAATCAACCAAGCTAAAAAGACTGAAGAACTAGAAACACGCCTGGATGACGCGGAAAACCAATCACGTCGGAATAACCTCATTTTCTATGGCATCCTTGACCCTGCTAGCGCTGAAACGTGGGCTGAGTCAGAAAAACTAGTCATTGATGTTTGCCGCAATAATCTTGATATAACCTTGGAACCTAACGACATTGAAAGAGCGAATCGCCTCGGAAATCATTCAGCCGACCGAACTCGTCCCGTAATCGCAAAATTCCTATCTCATAAAACCAAAGACGCACTGTTATCAAATGGCCGTAAATTAAAAGACACAAACTACAGTATTGGGGAGGACTTTTCCCGCACCGTTCGACACGCGCGTAAACAGTTACTAGTGTTTGCCAAAGCCAATTCTAACAAGTACTCCTTGCGCTTCAAAACCCTGCACATCGGCTCAAAACGCTATGTATTTGACGCATCATCCCAAACCGTTAAGGAAATCGCATAG